In Sulfitobacter sp. OXR-159, one DNA window encodes the following:
- a CDS encoding Fur family transcriptional regulator, producing the protein MSAIEFRDHDHAACMRSTMQAAEAQCAARGLRLTPVRRRALEILLSEHRALGAYDLLAHLSAEGLGAQPPVAYRALDFLVKAGLAHKIEALNAYVGCVHPGEDHAPAFLICRGCRSVAEAETSPTKSRLGDAARAAGFRIERSVVEAEGLCPACQETGA; encoded by the coding sequence ATGAGCGCCATCGAATTCCGCGATCACGACCATGCCGCCTGTATGCGCAGCACCATGCAGGCCGCCGAAGCACAATGCGCCGCGCGCGGGCTGCGGCTGACGCCGGTGCGCCGCCGCGCGCTTGAAATTTTGCTGTCAGAGCACCGCGCTTTGGGCGCCTATGACCTCTTGGCCCACCTCTCGGCCGAAGGCTTGGGCGCGCAGCCCCCCGTGGCCTATCGCGCCTTGGATTTTCTGGTCAAAGCCGGGCTAGCCCATAAGATCGAAGCGCTCAACGCCTATGTGGGCTGCGTACACCCGGGCGAAGACCACGCGCCCGCCTTTCTGATCTGCCGCGGTTGCCGGTCGGTGGCAGAGGCCGAAACCTCACCCACCAAAAGCCGCCTTGGCGATGCCGCCCGGGCCGCAGGCTTCCGCATTGAGCGCAGCGTGGTCGAGGCCGAGGGCCTTTGCCCCGCCTGTCAGGAGACCGGCGCATGA
- a CDS encoding metal ABC transporter ATP-binding protein: protein MSLIETRGLTLRHDGQVALRDVNFNIEPGEIVTIVGPNGSGKSSLLRALIGALKPASGKITRRPGLRIGYVPQKLQIDATLPLTVRRFVNLPRRQTPEAIRDALATAGVPELAERQMVDLSGGQFQRVLLARALLEKPDLLILDEATQGLDQPGSAAFYRQIEAVRRDLGCAVLMVSHDLHVVMAASDRVLCLNGHVCCEGTPETVADAPEYRALFGSGTQGALALYRHDHDHHHHHTHHHGDACDGHHKETENA, encoded by the coding sequence ATGAGCCTGATTGAGACCCGTGGCCTGACCCTGCGCCACGACGGGCAAGTCGCGCTGCGCGATGTGAACTTCAACATCGAACCGGGGGAGATCGTCACCATCGTCGGCCCCAACGGATCGGGCAAATCCAGCCTGCTGCGGGCGCTGATCGGGGCGCTGAAACCGGCGTCAGGTAAAATCACCCGCAGGCCGGGGCTGCGCATCGGCTATGTGCCGCAGAAGTTGCAGATCGATGCCACCCTGCCGTTGACCGTGCGCCGATTCGTCAACCTGCCGCGCCGCCAAACGCCCGAGGCGATCCGCGATGCCCTTGCCACCGCTGGCGTACCGGAATTGGCCGAGCGGCAGATGGTCGATCTTTCCGGCGGGCAGTTCCAGCGCGTGTTGCTGGCCCGTGCGCTGCTGGAAAAACCTGACCTGCTGATCCTTGATGAGGCGACCCAAGGGCTGGATCAACCCGGATCTGCCGCCTTTTACCGCCAAATCGAAGCGGTGCGCCGAGACCTCGGTTGCGCCGTGCTGATGGTCAGCCATGATCTACACGTCGTGATGGCCGCCAGTGACCGGGTGCTCTGCCTCAATGGCCATGTCTGCTGCGAAGGCACGCCCGAAACCGTGGCCGACGCGCCGGAATACCGCGCGCTCTTCGGCAGCGGCACCCAAGGGGCGCTGGCGCTGTACCGCCACGATCACGACCATCACCACCATCACACCCACCACCACGGCGACGCATGTGATGGGCACCACAAAGAGACCGAGAATGCTTGA
- a CDS encoding metal ABC transporter permease translates to MLDEFILRAALAGLGVALAAAPLGCFVIWRRMAYFGDATSHAALLGVALALATDLPITAGVLLVALVMALVISTLSGRNVSADALLGVMAHSALALGLVAVSLLPGQRVDLSSYLFGEILAVTRFDLAVIWGGALAVALLLAWRWSALLAATLNPDLAQASGGNPKREQLILTLALAIMVAVAIKVVGALLIAAMLIIPAATARPFARTPETMAIWAMGLGALAALGGLMASLEFDTPTGPSIVSIAAGLFALSSAFSAALPALRRRG, encoded by the coding sequence ATGCTTGACGAATTTATTCTGCGCGCAGCGCTTGCCGGGCTTGGCGTAGCGCTGGCCGCCGCGCCCTTGGGCTGTTTCGTGATCTGGCGGCGCATGGCCTATTTCGGCGATGCCACCAGCCACGCGGCCTTGCTAGGCGTGGCCTTGGCGCTGGCGACCGATCTGCCGATCACCGCAGGCGTGCTTTTGGTGGCGCTGGTGATGGCGCTGGTGATCAGCACGCTCTCGGGTCGCAATGTCAGCGCCGATGCGCTTTTGGGCGTCATGGCCCATTCCGCGCTGGCGCTTGGGTTGGTAGCCGTGTCCCTGCTGCCGGGGCAGCGGGTTGATCTATCGTCTTACCTTTTTGGGGAAATCCTCGCCGTCACCCGCTTTGACCTTGCCGTCATTTGGGGCGGTGCGCTGGCCGTGGCGCTGCTGTTGGCGTGGCGCTGGTCGGCGCTGCTGGCCGCCACGCTGAACCCTGATCTTGCCCAAGCCTCTGGCGGGAACCCGAAACGCGAGCAATTGATCCTGACATTGGCACTGGCGATCATGGTCGCCGTGGCGATCAAAGTGGTGGGCGCACTGCTCATCGCCGCCATGCTGATCATCCCCGCCGCCACCGCCCGCCCCTTTGCCCGCACGCCCGAGACTATGGCGATTTGGGCGATGGGACTGGGCGCTCTGGCGGCGTTGGGCGGGCTGATGGCATCACTGGAATTCGACACGCCGACAGGGCCCAGCATCGTCAGCATCGCCGCAGGTCTCTTTGCGCTCTCCTCGGCCTTTTCGGCGGCGCTTCCGGCGTTGCGCCGCCGCGGCTGA
- a CDS encoding RidA family protein, whose translation MSHQIIQPEGWAPAKGYANGVLSADGHLFVGGQIGWTAEQKFECHDFIGQMKQALQNIREVVEAAGGTPEDITRLTWYVTDKKEYLAAQKDVGRAYREVMGKHFPAMAMVVVAELVEDDAKLEIEADAVISR comes from the coding sequence ATGTCGCATCAAATCATTCAGCCCGAAGGCTGGGCCCCCGCGAAGGGCTATGCAAACGGCGTGCTGAGCGCGGATGGTCACCTGTTCGTCGGCGGTCAGATCGGCTGGACCGCCGAGCAGAAGTTCGAATGCCATGACTTTATCGGCCAGATGAAACAGGCGTTGCAAAACATCCGCGAGGTGGTCGAAGCTGCTGGCGGCACGCCCGAAGATATCACCCGTCTGACGTGGTATGTGACGGATAAGAAAGAATACCTTGCCGCGCAAAAGGACGTGGGCCGCGCCTATCGTGAGGTCATGGGCAAGCATTTCCCGGCCATGGCAATGGTGGTCGTCGCCGAATTGGTCGAGGATGACGCCAAACTTGAGATCGAAGCCGATGCGGTGATCTCGCGCTAA
- a CDS encoding ABC transporter ATP-binding protein encodes MSLLELNDITASYGPTQALFGVDLSLEAGEVCALMGRNGMGKSSTIKVICRMLKHDGGGLRFDGRDIAGLPSFRAAQAGVGLVPEGRRCFAPLTVHENLIAAARPGAWDEARVTALFPRLGERRDQAAGSLSGGEQQMLAIGRALMTNPKLLLLDEATEGLAPVVRQEIWAAVAQLKRDSGLALLVVDKSLAELRRVADHAVILERGRSVWSGPMPALDSQIADQFLGV; translated from the coding sequence ATGAGCTTGCTGGAGTTGAACGACATCACTGCCTCCTACGGGCCGACGCAGGCGCTTTTTGGCGTCGATCTGTCGCTAGAGGCAGGCGAGGTCTGCGCGCTGATGGGGCGCAACGGGATGGGCAAATCCTCGACCATCAAGGTGATCTGCCGGATGCTGAAACACGATGGCGGTGGGCTGCGCTTTGACGGGCGCGACATCGCGGGCCTGCCCAGTTTCCGCGCCGCGCAGGCCGGGGTGGGCCTGGTGCCCGAGGGTCGGCGCTGTTTCGCGCCGCTGACGGTGCACGAAAACCTCATCGCCGCCGCTCGCCCCGGTGCATGGGACGAGGCGCGGGTCACGGCGCTTTTCCCACGGCTGGGGGAGCGGCGCGATCAGGCGGCAGGCTCGCTTTCGGGCGGGGAGCAGCAGATGCTGGCGATTGGCCGTGCGTTGATGACCAACCCGAAATTGCTGCTGCTGGATGAAGCGACCGAGGGCTTGGCCCCCGTGGTGCGCCAAGAAATCTGGGCCGCTGTGGCGCAGCTTAAACGCGACAGCGGGCTGGCGCTTTTGGTGGTGGACAAATCCCTCGCCGAGCTGCGCCGCGTGGCCGATCACGCCGTCATTCTCGAACGTGGCCGCTCGGTCTGGTCTGGCCCGATGCCCGCGCTCGATTCCCAAATCGCCGATCAATTTCTCGGCGTGTGA
- a CDS encoding ABC transporter ATP-binding protein, with amino-acid sequence MTDVLLDVRNLHKSFGALKATDDVSLTLGTGEIHALIGPNGAGKSTLIKQIAGGLRSDSGSVQFAGQDVTPMTTVQRARAGLGRTFQISSLAMEYTVLQNAVLGALGQSGRVMRFFAPVMRQQKLRQEAMRALELVGLADHAAKRTADLSHGQRRQLEVAVALTLRPKVFLMDEPMAGLGASGSKEMTGFLDGLRREAPILLVEHDMDAVFALADRISVLVYGQIIASGTAAEIKADPQVRVAYLGEEDAA; translated from the coding sequence ATGACAGATGTGCTGTTGGACGTGCGCAACCTGCACAAAAGCTTTGGCGCGTTGAAGGCGACTGATGATGTCTCCCTCACCCTGGGGACGGGCGAAATCCACGCGCTTATCGGCCCCAACGGGGCGGGCAAGTCGACGCTGATCAAGCAGATCGCGGGCGGGCTGCGATCGGACAGCGGATCGGTCCAATTTGCCGGACAGGACGTGACGCCGATGACCACCGTGCAGCGTGCGCGGGCGGGGCTGGGGAGGACCTTCCAGATCTCCTCGCTGGCGATGGAATATACGGTGCTGCAAAACGCGGTGCTGGGCGCGCTTGGGCAATCGGGCCGGGTGATGCGTTTCTTCGCGCCGGTGATGCGGCAGCAGAAGTTGCGGCAAGAGGCGATGCGCGCCTTAGAGTTGGTAGGCCTCGCGGATCACGCGGCCAAGCGCACCGCGGACCTGTCGCATGGGCAACGTCGCCAGCTTGAAGTCGCCGTGGCGCTGACCCTGCGGCCCAAGGTGTTTCTGATGGACGAACCGATGGCGGGGCTCGGGGCCAGCGGCTCTAAGGAGATGACCGGCTTTCTCGACGGGCTGCGCCGCGAGGCGCCGATCCTGCTGGTGGAACATGACATGGACGCGGTTTTCGCGCTGGCGGACCGCATTTCGGTGCTGGTCTATGGCCAGATCATCGCCAGCGGCACGGCGGCCGAGATCAAGGCCGATCCGCAGGTCCGCGTGGCCTATCTGGGCGAGGAGGACGCGGCATGA
- a CDS encoding branched-chain amino acid ABC transporter permease, translated as MMREKLVNLFLFLLLPVTALAAFALDEPFIITLATKAAILALAGVGLNIALGLGGLVSFGHAAFFGIGGYVMGILAAHAQSYTPIMESPFLIEGTKSMPVIWLVAIVVSGLAALLIGALSLRTSGVYFIMVTLAFGQMLFYFSISWPAYGGEDGLSIYVRNGFPGLNTLDPLTFFAIAFAVLALVLLFAGRLARAPFGLALSAARQNAERVEAVGLAPFRLRLVAFVISGAVTGLAGALFADLNRFVSPTMFSWQTSGEIMIFVILGGVGRLFGPVAGAALFILLEHVLGGLSEFWHIYLGLLLLLVVLFARGGMIGLVAGREVAHD; from the coding sequence ATGATGCGCGAAAAACTCGTAAACCTCTTTCTCTTCCTGCTGCTGCCGGTAACGGCGTTGGCGGCTTTCGCGTTGGACGAGCCATTCATCATCACGCTGGCCACCAAGGCGGCGATCCTCGCCCTTGCGGGCGTGGGGCTGAACATCGCGCTCGGCCTCGGCGGGCTGGTGAGCTTTGGCCATGCGGCATTCTTTGGGATCGGCGGCTATGTCATGGGCATTCTCGCCGCCCATGCGCAGAGCTACACACCGATCATGGAGAGTCCATTTCTGATCGAAGGCACCAAGTCGATGCCGGTGATCTGGCTGGTGGCGATCGTGGTCTCTGGCCTTGCTGCGCTGCTGATCGGGGCGCTGTCTTTGCGCACCTCGGGCGTCTATTTCATCATGGTCACACTCGCCTTCGGGCAGATGCTGTTCTACTTCTCGATCTCATGGCCCGCCTATGGCGGCGAGGACGGGCTCTCGATTTATGTGCGCAACGGCTTTCCGGGGCTGAACACGCTTGATCCGCTGACCTTCTTTGCCATCGCCTTTGCGGTGCTGGCGCTGGTGCTGCTGTTTGCGGGGCGTCTGGCGCGGGCGCCCTTTGGCCTTGCGCTGTCGGCGGCGCGGCAGAATGCCGAGCGGGTCGAAGCCGTGGGTCTCGCGCCCTTCCGGCTGCGGCTGGTGGCCTTTGTCATCTCGGGGGCGGTGACAGGGCTGGCGGGCGCGCTTTTTGCCGATCTCAACCGTTTCGTCAGCCCGACGATGTTCTCGTGGCAGACCTCTGGTGAGATCATGATCTTCGTGATCCTTGGCGGGGTGGGGCGGCTCTTTGGCCCGGTGGCCGGGGCGGCGCTATTCATCTTGCTTGAGCATGTCTTGGGCGGGCTGTCGGAGTTCTGGCACATCTATCTGGGGCTGCTGCTGTTGCTGGTGGTGCTCTTTGCGCGCGGCGGCATGATCGGCCTCGTTGCTGGACGGGAGGTGGCCCATGACTGA
- a CDS encoding branched-chain amino acid ABC transporter permease has protein sequence MSLILLIEQVLNGVQSGVMLFLMAAGLTLIFGVMGLINLAHGSLYMVGAFAAAAVAAATGSFLLALVAALAAAALAGCLIEMTVIRRLYDRDHLDQVLATFALILIFSEGTRFLFGSFPLFLDIPSALAGPVTLPGGIQYPLYRLVIIGVGLVIAAGLFLLIARTRIGIQIRAGEADREMIAALGVDIAKLYTLIFALGAALAGLAGALVGAIQSVQVGMGEPVLILAFVVIVIGGIGSIKGALIGALLVGLTDTLGSVLLPLFFANFMEASAATSVGSSLASMSIYILMAGVLLFKPTGLFGEA, from the coding sequence ATGTCACTCATCCTGCTGATTGAACAGGTGCTGAACGGAGTCCAATCCGGGGTCATGCTGTTTTTGATGGCTGCGGGGCTCACGCTCATCTTCGGGGTCATGGGGCTCATTAACCTCGCCCATGGCTCGCTTTACATGGTCGGTGCCTTTGCCGCCGCGGCGGTTGCGGCGGCGACGGGGTCGTTTCTCTTGGCGCTGGTGGCGGCCTTGGCCGCGGCGGCGCTGGCGGGCTGCTTGATCGAGATGACGGTGATCCGCAGGCTCTATGACCGCGACCACCTTGACCAAGTGTTGGCGACCTTTGCGCTGATCCTGATTTTTTCAGAAGGCACACGGTTTCTCTTTGGCTCCTTCCCGCTGTTTCTCGACATTCCTTCCGCGCTGGCGGGGCCTGTGACCCTGCCGGGCGGCATCCAGTATCCGCTCTACCGCCTTGTCATCATCGGCGTCGGTCTGGTGATTGCTGCAGGTCTGTTTCTGCTGATCGCCCGCACGCGCATCGGCATCCAGATCCGCGCAGGTGAGGCCGACCGTGAAATGATCGCCGCGCTTGGGGTCGATATCGCCAAACTCTACACGCTGATCTTCGCGCTCGGTGCGGCGCTGGCGGGGCTTGCCGGTGCGCTGGTGGGCGCGATCCAGTCGGTGCAGGTGGGCATGGGGGAGCCGGTGCTGATCCTTGCCTTTGTGGTGATCGTTATCGGCGGCATCGGCTCGATCAAGGGCGCGCTGATCGGGGCGCTGTTGGTGGGGCTGACGGATACGCTTGGCTCTGTCCTGCTGCCGCTCTTTTTTGCGAATTTCATGGAGGCCTCGGCGGCCACGTCCGTCGGCTCCTCGCTCGCCTCCATGTCGATTTACATTCTGATGGCGGGGGTCTTGCTGTTCAAACCCACCGGCCTCTTTGGGGAGGCCTGA
- a CDS encoding ABC transporter substrate-binding protein has product MKMKTFVMAASVAALAAGGAWAEEGKVKVGMITTLSGGGAGLGIDVRDGFMLATKMAGNENLEVVVEDDQRKPEIAVQLADKMIQSEKVDVMTGIIWSNLAMAVVPAATAQGKFYLSPNAGPSALAGKGCNPLYFNVAWQNDNLHEAAGAYANDTGYENTFMLAPNYPAGKDALTGYKRTYDGAAAGEVYTDLGQTDYAAEIAQIRASGADSVFFFLPGGMGISFLKQYANSGVDLPVVGPAFSFDQGILQAVGEAALGIKNTSQWNKDLDNEANKTFVEAFQEEYDRLPSLYASQGYDTANLLLSAMEKADVSDAEAFGAALKEADFDSVRGKFSFGNNNHPIQDYYVREVVKEGDVYTNKLIGPSLTDHADAYAADCKM; this is encoded by the coding sequence ATGAAGATGAAGACATTTGTGATGGCGGCTTCGGTCGCGGCACTGGCGGCAGGCGGCGCATGGGCCGAAGAGGGTAAGGTGAAGGTCGGCATGATCACCACCCTCTCGGGCGGCGGCGCGGGCCTTGGCATCGACGTGCGCGATGGCTTTATGCTGGCCACCAAAATGGCCGGGAACGAGAACCTTGAGGTCGTGGTCGAAGACGACCAGCGCAAGCCCGAGATTGCAGTGCAATTGGCCGACAAGATGATCCAGTCCGAGAAGGTCGACGTGATGACCGGCATCATCTGGTCCAACCTCGCCATGGCCGTGGTGCCCGCGGCGACGGCGCAGGGCAAATTCTACCTCTCGCCCAACGCGGGCCCTTCGGCATTGGCGGGCAAGGGCTGCAACCCGCTTTACTTCAACGTGGCATGGCAGAACGACAACCTGCACGAAGCGGCGGGCGCTTATGCCAATGACACGGGCTATGAAAACACCTTCATGCTGGCGCCGAACTATCCTGCGGGCAAGGACGCGCTGACGGGCTACAAACGGACCTATGACGGTGCAGCGGCGGGCGAGGTCTATACTGATCTGGGCCAAACCGACTATGCCGCCGAGATCGCGCAGATCCGTGCCTCGGGCGCTGACAGCGTGTTCTTCTTCTTGCCCGGCGGGATGGGGATTTCCTTCCTCAAGCAATATGCCAACTCGGGCGTGGATCTGCCCGTCGTGGGTCCGGCCTTCAGCTTTGACCAAGGCATCTTGCAGGCCGTGGGCGAGGCCGCTCTTGGGATCAAGAACACCAGCCAGTGGAACAAGGATCTTGATAACGAAGCCAACAAGACCTTCGTCGAAGCCTTTCAGGAAGAGTACGACCGTCTGCCGTCGCTCTACGCAAGTCAGGGTTATGATACCGCGAACCTGCTGCTAAGCGCGATGGAGAAGGCGGATGTGTCGGATGCCGAAGCCTTTGGCGCGGCGCTGAAAGAGGCTGATTTCGATAGCGTGCGAGGCAAATTCTCGTTCGGTAACAACAACCACCCGATCCAAGACTACTACGTGCGCGAAGTGGTCAAAGAGGGTGATGTCTATACCAACAAGCTGATTGGCCCCTCGTTGACCGATCACGCGGATGCCTACGCGGCTGACTGCAAAATGTAA
- the kynU gene encoding kynureninase, whose translation MSVLKKDQFILPEGVIYLDGNSLGPLPKAAAARVQEMITAEWGEMLIRGWNQAGWMEQPARVGNMVAGIVGAPEGSVVMGDTLSIKVFQALASALKLRPNRRVILSDSGNFPSDLYMAEGLVGLLEQGYELRTVPPEEVTGAIGEEIAAVMLTEVDYRTGRKHDMKAITELAHANGAVMIWDLAHSAGALPVDLAGSNCEFAVGCTYKYLNGGPGAPGFIYVRPDLADHVQPALAGWLGHRQPFAFEQSYQPGQGIERMRVGTPPVIQLTALEVAMELWADVDMQELRAASIALQEQFIKEIERDVLQLTLASPRNSAERGSQVSFRFDEGYAAMQAVIDRGVIGDFRAPDIMRFGFTPLYIDAEDVSKAVAIIRDVMENRLWDNEKYKTRARVT comes from the coding sequence GTGTCTGTTTTGAAAAAAGATCAGTTCATCCTGCCGGAGGGCGTCATCTACCTCGACGGCAATTCGCTGGGGCCATTGCCCAAGGCGGCCGCCGCGCGTGTGCAGGAGATGATCACTGCTGAATGGGGTGAGATGTTGATCCGCGGCTGGAACCAAGCCGGTTGGATGGAACAGCCCGCCCGCGTTGGCAATATGGTTGCCGGGATCGTTGGCGCGCCAGAAGGCTCGGTCGTGATGGGCGACACGCTGTCGATCAAGGTTTTTCAGGCGCTGGCCTCGGCGCTGAAGCTGCGCCCGAACCGCAGGGTGATCCTGTCGGACAGCGGCAACTTCCCGTCGGACCTCTACATGGCCGAGGGGCTGGTGGGGCTGCTGGAGCAGGGCTATGAGCTGCGCACCGTGCCGCCAGAAGAGGTGACGGGGGCCATTGGCGAAGAAATCGCCGCCGTGATGCTGACCGAGGTCGACTACCGCACTGGCCGCAAGCACGACATGAAGGCGATCACCGAATTGGCCCATGCCAATGGCGCGGTGATGATCTGGGATCTGGCCCATTCAGCGGGCGCGCTGCCGGTGGACCTTGCGGGCAGCAACTGCGAGTTCGCGGTGGGCTGCACCTACAAGTATCTCAACGGCGGGCCGGGTGCGCCGGGCTTCATCTACGTCCGCCCCGATCTGGCCGACCACGTGCAACCGGCGCTGGCCGGTTGGCTGGGGCACCGCCAGCCCTTCGCTTTTGAGCAGAGCTACCAGCCCGGACAGGGGATCGAGCGGATGCGCGTCGGCACCCCGCCGGTGATCCAGTTGACCGCGCTTGAAGTGGCGATGGAGCTTTGGGCGGATGTGGACATGCAAGAACTGCGCGCGGCCTCTATCGCGCTGCAAGAGCAGTTTATCAAAGAGATCGAGCGCGACGTGCTGCAGCTGACCCTGGCCAGCCCGCGCAACAGCGCCGAGCGGGGCAGTCAGGTGTCGTTCCGCTTTGACGAAGGCTATGCCGCGATGCAGGCGGTGATCGACCGCGGAGTGATCGGCGATTTCCGCGCGCCCGACATCATGCGTTTCGGCTTCACGCCGCTTTATATCGACGCCGAAGATGTCTCCAAAGCGGTCGCGATTATCCGCGATGTGATGGAGAACCGTCTCTGGGATAACGAAAAATACAAGACCCGCGCGCGGGTGACCTGA
- a CDS encoding tryptophan 2,3-dioxygenase gives MSSFDEASKGAKMDFAKDKSYGDYLGLDQILTTENPLDMAHDGLLFIIQHQTSELWMKLAIHELTACRKALQAGELRQSFKMLTRVARIFEQLNSAWDVLRTMTPSEYTQFRPHLGASSGFQSYQYRLIEYLLGNRIAALTKLHEHTPEPHAALVAEMQQPSLYQVAIDLLCTRLGEPSLAGSPEPQAWQPKAEVQALWKQVYEDPTTHWELYELAEKLVDLEDYFRRWRFNHVTTVERIIGFKRGTGGTAGVTYLRKMLEVELFPELWHVRGAL, from the coding sequence ATGAGCAGTTTCGACGAAGCCTCCAAAGGCGCCAAGATGGATTTCGCCAAGGACAAATCCTATGGCGATTACCTTGGGCTGGACCAAATCCTGACCACCGAGAATCCGCTCGACATGGCGCATGATGGGCTGCTTTTTATCATCCAGCACCAGACTTCGGAGCTATGGATGAAGCTGGCGATCCATGAGTTGACCGCCTGCCGAAAGGCGCTTCAGGCAGGGGAATTGCGCCAGAGTTTCAAGATGTTGACCCGTGTGGCACGGATTTTCGAGCAGCTTAATTCGGCTTGGGACGTGCTGCGGACCATGACGCCGAGCGAATATACCCAGTTCCGTCCGCACCTTGGTGCCTCTTCTGGGTTTCAGTCCTACCAGTACCGTCTGATCGAATACCTGCTGGGCAACCGGATCGCGGCGCTGACCAAACTGCACGAACATACGCCCGAACCTCATGCGGCGCTGGTGGCGGAGATGCAGCAGCCAAGCCTCTATCAGGTGGCGATTGATCTGCTTTGCACACGGCTGGGGGAGCCGTCGCTTGCCGGCAGCCCCGAGCCGCAGGCTTGGCAGCCGAAGGCCGAGGTTCAAGCCCTGTGGAAACAGGTTTATGAAGACCCGACAACTCATTGGGAACTCTACGAATTGGCGGAAAAGCTGGTCGATCTCGAAGACTACTTCCGACGCTGGCGGTTCAACCACGTGACCACCGTGGAACGTATCATTGGTTTCAAGCGCGGCACCGGCGGCACTGCTGGGGTGACCTATCTGCGCAAAATGCTTGAAGTGGAGCTTTTCCCCGAGCTTTGGCATGTGAGAGGAGCACTGTAA